Genomic segment of Anaerolineales bacterium:
TGCAGGAGCAGGGCAAACCCGACCGCTGGACGGTGGCCGAGCTGCAGCTCCGCCTGCGCCAGCTGGGCGAGGGCTGCGATTGCGAAGACGAAGCGCCGGACGACCGCTACGCCGGCACGGCCGATGCGCTCATCTGGCGTCTGGATAGCGTGATCAAGGGCGCAGCGATATTCGACGATTTCGAACACCTCGACCTGGCCGAGCTTTTCCGGCCCGGCCGCTGCTCGGTGCTGCAGTTGGACGAGGTCGATTCGCGCCAGCAGCAGATCATGGTCGCCACGCTGCTGCGGCGCGCCTTCCGCGCCCGTACCCAGACCGAGAAGGGCGCCGTGGGCGAGGACGACGAGTTGTATCTGCCCTACCCGGTCTTCATCCTCATCGAGGAGGCGCATCACTTCGCCCCGGCCGCGGCCGACGTGGTCAGCACGCAGGTGCTCAAGCAGGTGCTCTCCGAAGGGCGCAAGTTCGGCCTGGCGGTGGGCCTG
This window contains:
- a CDS encoding ATP-binding protein, which produces QEQGKPDRWTVAELQLRLRQLGEGCDCEDEAPDDRYAGTADALIWRLDSVIKGAAIFDDFEHLDLAELFRPGRCSVLQLDEVDSRQQQIMVATLLRRAFRARTQTEKGAVGEDDELYLPYPVFILIEEAHHFAPAAADVVSTQVLKQVLSEGRKFGLAVGLISQRPGRLDPDALSQCNTQFLLRIVNPIDQARVAESVETVGRELLRELPALTKGQVIVAGEAVNTPVLCRVRSRHTPHGAESPDAPALWRKWFSGSGKRRKGARPAGKEKGDEALFK